In Pontiella desulfatans, one DNA window encodes the following:
- a CDS encoding family 78 glycoside hydrolase catalytic domain: protein MAIEPVDLNIAHVAEPAGIDDPVPTLRWSINAEGSDVRQGAYSVRIASRPDRLPTADVWESGKVKSGQPEITIPESVRLLSGARYFWQVKVWDGRGEASDWSEASAFSMGLGEDDWNADWMTPPAVQGKGEQPTWWMRRTVNLDAVPDRVALGIVCLGYYELYVNGKRVGDEPLAPSVTKLDKRGLSVTHEIGDLLRPGENCIALACASGWYLPHQFKVHEKSTPLIRLQATTRNGGKLQTLFGSDAEWQVREANRSIIDKWGWNHFGGEAVDGRLASSQWKELECPTEGWCPVRVVSPPPIEVSARTCPPNRIGATYKAEKVRELSEGVYEVDFGRCLAGMVRLRFPDVPRDRKITMRFFDLPADYESKKDQSYNQLSTYIARGDGTDVFENKFNYAGFRYVTFEGLDAPPELENLEAMLVETALDPVGSFHCSNELFNRIHELNAHTIRCLNLGGYHVDCPQRERNGYGADGQTAMPAYPYLFDSEAYLHKWLMDWLDVFEPETGRIPHTAPIQHKAESPAWGGIVGPLAWQQYLFYGDRRALELAFPAVGANLQRLQSWVRDGVLLKELAAPKFHGDWVAAGRGMGSGNGPTWEMKELFNTAYLIYLWQTYANMGRVLGENVEVTKAEAVIALLQESYHGNFFNEKSGYYLIPEQAYQAMPLWVGAVPADRRDEMHARLIDLIENKCNGHLDTGLPATTFLLDYLEESDSHETIYTIMNKKTYPGWGYMLEQGATTIWEQWDGYWSQIHSCFAGPASWFYTGLAGIRPDPEHPGFEQFDLKPAFVEGLDFVETTYDSLRGPIGSSWRRDGERMEWTVTIPANSSAMVYVPCSDPKAIRLDGGPLSRKIEAVRNSKGAELQRFRLPSGTWKLDWNR from the coding sequence ATGGCTATTGAGCCGGTTGATCTTAATATCGCGCACGTGGCCGAACCTGCCGGCATTGATGATCCGGTGCCGACCTTGAGATGGTCGATCAACGCGGAAGGCAGTGACGTTCGGCAGGGAGCATATTCTGTCCGTATCGCATCGCGGCCTGATCGTCTGCCGACGGCGGATGTATGGGAGAGTGGGAAGGTTAAATCCGGCCAACCGGAGATAACGATCCCGGAGTCGGTGCGGCTGCTCAGCGGCGCACGCTATTTCTGGCAGGTCAAGGTATGGGATGGGCGCGGCGAAGCCAGCGACTGGAGCGAGGCCTCTGCATTTTCAATGGGACTCGGTGAGGACGATTGGAACGCCGATTGGATGACGCCGCCTGCTGTCCAAGGTAAAGGAGAGCAACCGACCTGGTGGATGCGGCGAACGGTCAATCTGGATGCCGTGCCCGATCGCGTGGCGCTGGGGATTGTCTGCCTCGGGTACTATGAACTTTATGTGAACGGCAAGCGCGTGGGGGATGAGCCGTTGGCTCCGTCCGTGACCAAACTCGACAAGCGCGGCCTCAGTGTGACGCACGAGATCGGCGACCTCCTGCGCCCCGGTGAGAACTGCATCGCCCTAGCGTGTGCGAGCGGCTGGTACCTTCCGCATCAGTTCAAGGTTCACGAAAAAAGCACACCACTGATCCGACTGCAGGCAACTACTCGCAATGGGGGAAAACTACAGACCCTCTTCGGCAGCGATGCGGAGTGGCAAGTCCGCGAAGCGAACCGGAGCATTATCGATAAATGGGGATGGAACCACTTTGGCGGCGAGGCCGTTGACGGGCGGTTGGCGTCTTCGCAATGGAAAGAACTTGAATGCCCCACGGAAGGGTGGTGCCCGGTACGGGTTGTGTCGCCGCCGCCGATTGAGGTGTCGGCCCGGACCTGCCCGCCCAACCGCATTGGTGCAACCTACAAAGCCGAGAAGGTGCGTGAATTGAGCGAGGGAGTTTACGAGGTCGATTTTGGCCGCTGTCTCGCGGGCATGGTGCGCCTGCGCTTTCCGGATGTTCCGCGCGACCGGAAGATCACGATGCGTTTCTTTGATCTTCCTGCAGACTACGAGAGCAAGAAGGATCAAAGCTACAATCAGCTGTCCACCTACATTGCGCGGGGTGACGGTACGGACGTCTTCGAGAACAAATTTAACTATGCGGGGTTCCGCTATGTCACGTTTGAGGGACTGGATGCACCGCCCGAGTTGGAGAATCTCGAAGCGATGCTTGTGGAGACGGCGTTGGATCCGGTCGGCTCGTTTCATTGCTCCAATGAACTCTTCAATCGGATTCATGAGCTCAACGCGCACACGATACGCTGCCTGAATCTGGGCGGGTATCACGTCGATTGTCCGCAACGCGAGCGCAACGGTTATGGCGCGGACGGCCAGACCGCCATGCCGGCCTATCCGTATCTGTTTGATTCGGAGGCGTACCTGCACAAGTGGCTGATGGACTGGCTCGATGTCTTCGAGCCTGAAACGGGGCGGATTCCGCATACGGCTCCGATCCAGCATAAGGCCGAGAGTCCCGCCTGGGGCGGCATTGTGGGGCCGCTCGCCTGGCAGCAGTATCTTTTCTATGGCGACCGGCGCGCGTTGGAACTGGCCTTCCCGGCTGTCGGGGCCAACCTGCAGCGCTTGCAGTCCTGGGTGCGCGATGGCGTGTTGCTGAAGGAGTTGGCGGCGCCTAAGTTTCATGGGGACTGGGTTGCGGCCGGGCGCGGTATGGGTAGTGGGAACGGGCCGACGTGGGAGATGAAGGAGCTGTTCAATACCGCTTATCTCATCTATCTCTGGCAGACCTATGCCAACATGGGGCGTGTTCTTGGCGAGAACGTAGAGGTGACGAAGGCCGAGGCGGTCATTGCCTTGTTGCAGGAAAGCTATCATGGCAATTTTTTCAATGAGAAGTCGGGCTACTATCTCATCCCGGAGCAGGCCTACCAGGCGATGCCGCTTTGGGTCGGGGCAGTACCGGCAGACAGGCGCGACGAGATGCATGCGCGGCTGATCGATCTCATCGAGAACAAGTGTAATGGACATCTGGACACCGGACTGCCGGCAACAACCTTCCTGCTCGACTATCTCGAAGAGAGCGACAGCCACGAAACGATCTATACAATCATGAACAAAAAAACCTACCCGGGCTGGGGCTACATGCTTGAACAGGGCGCGACGACCATCTGGGAGCAGTGGGATGGATACTGGTCGCAGATCCACTCCTGTTTCGCTGGACCGGCAAGCTGGTTCTATACGGGGCTTGCGGGTATCCGTCCGGATCCTGAACACCCGGGGTTTGAGCAATTTGATCTAAAGCCCGCCTTTGTGGAAGGACTCGATTTTGTCGAAACAACCTATGATTCTCTGCGCGGTCCCATCGGCAGTTCATGGCGACGGGATGGCGAACGCATGGAGTGGACGGTTACCATTCCGGCCAACAGCTCGGCTATGGTGTATGTGCCATGTTCGGACCCGAAGGCGATTCGACTCGACGGTGGGCCGCTGTCACGGAAAATAGAAGCGGTCAGGAACAGCAAAGGGGCCGAGCTGCAGCGCTTCCGTTTGCCGAGCGGCACCTGGAAGCTGGATTGGAATAGATAA
- the gap gene encoding type I glyceraldehyde-3-phosphate dehydrogenase, which yields MATKVGINGFGRIGRMVFRAAAAREDIEIVGINDLLDVDYLAYMLKYDSVHGKFNGTVEVKDGSLVVNGSAIRITAERDPANLAWDAIGAEVVVESTGFFLTDETARKHIEAGAKKVVLSAPSKDATPMFVCGVNTDSYAGQDIVSNASCTTNCLAPVAKVLNDKFGIEKGLMTTVHAATATQKTVDGPSAKDWRGGRGILENIIPSSTGAAKAVGVVIPELNGKLTGMAFRVPTSDVSVVDLTVVLEKEASYEDICAAMKEASEGAMKGILGYTEEAVVSTDFRDEECTSVFDAKAGIQLDGTFVKVVSWYDNEWGYSCKVLDLIKVIAG from the coding sequence ATGGCTACTAAAGTTGGTATTAACGGTTTCGGCCGTATCGGACGTATGGTTTTCCGCGCAGCAGCAGCCCGCGAAGACATCGAAATCGTAGGCATCAACGACCTGCTGGACGTTGACTACCTCGCATACATGCTCAAGTATGACTCAGTGCATGGCAAATTCAACGGCACGGTTGAAGTAAAAGACGGATCCCTCGTCGTAAACGGTTCGGCCATCCGCATCACCGCCGAGCGTGACCCGGCCAACCTCGCTTGGGACGCCATCGGCGCTGAAGTGGTTGTTGAATCCACGGGTTTCTTCCTGACCGACGAAACCGCACGCAAGCACATCGAAGCCGGCGCGAAGAAAGTGGTTCTTTCCGCTCCTTCCAAGGATGCCACCCCGATGTTCGTATGCGGTGTTAACACCGATTCCTACGCTGGACAGGACATCGTTTCCAACGCTTCCTGCACCACCAACTGCCTGGCACCGGTTGCCAAGGTTCTCAACGACAAGTTCGGCATTGAAAAGGGTCTGATGACCACTGTCCACGCTGCAACTGCAACGCAGAAGACGGTTGACGGTCCTTCCGCGAAAGACTGGCGCGGCGGACGCGGCATCCTGGAAAACATCATTCCTTCCTCCACCGGTGCTGCCAAGGCGGTAGGCGTTGTTATTCCTGAGCTCAACGGCAAGCTGACCGGCATGGCCTTCCGCGTTCCGACTTCCGACGTCTCGGTTGTTGACCTGACGGTTGTCCTGGAAAAAGAAGCTTCCTACGAAGACATCTGCGCTGCCATGAAAGAAGCTTCCGAAGGCGCCATGAAGGGCATCCTCGGATACACCGAAGAGGCTGTTGTTTCCACCGACTTCCGCGACGAAGAGTGCACTTCCGTATTCGACGCCAAAGCCGGCATCCAGCTCGACGGAACCTTCGTCAAGGTGGTTTCCTGGTACGACAACGAGTGGGGCTACTCCTGCAAGGTTCTCGACCTGATCAAAGTTATCGCTGGCTAA
- a CDS encoding sulfatase — MLRLTTAFCCFYLSLQAIAGKPNVVFILADDLGIGGLHCYGTDWLETPNIDRLAQEGMKFENGYASHPTCQPSRIAILSGQYAPRTGGYRVKDHHKGQEHLIKYQVPELTGLALEKTTVAECFQSAGYATAMFGKWHAGNYRKELHPRFHGFDEAYECNSHYDALRSDPPVKLPEGMDFSEYYTGEAIKFMTKAKANGQPFFLYMPYYLVHAPFETRQDYIDHFEDKLKDMEFVDRNAERIPTVAAMTRHLDDCVGRLLAVLKESGLEENTLVVFTSDNGSYCQDLVGDYRGTKGDVYDGGLRVPYIFKWPGRFDAGSECAERITHIDLYPTFLEFAGIAEPENHVLDGVNLKPLLSGDIKNLPEREIVCYYPKYAQYNETSKRWSKPWRNVIFSRDWKLREVVEYGTYELYNLKEDPAEENDLSESHPEKMQELIGELRRWEKEVGAPEQKLNPDYVLDK; from the coding sequence ATGCTCCGATTGACTACGGCATTCTGTTGCTTTTACTTAAGTTTACAGGCGATAGCTGGTAAGCCCAATGTGGTGTTTATTCTTGCCGATGATTTGGGCATCGGCGGGTTGCATTGTTATGGAACGGACTGGCTGGAAACGCCGAACATTGACCGGCTCGCGCAGGAGGGGATGAAGTTTGAAAACGGCTATGCATCGCATCCGACCTGCCAACCGTCACGCATCGCGATCCTGAGTGGGCAGTATGCGCCGCGCACCGGCGGCTACCGGGTGAAGGATCATCATAAGGGCCAGGAGCACCTGATTAAATATCAGGTGCCGGAACTCACCGGGTTGGCGCTGGAAAAAACCACCGTGGCAGAATGTTTTCAGAGCGCCGGTTATGCGACGGCGATGTTTGGCAAGTGGCATGCGGGAAACTATCGCAAGGAGCTGCATCCACGGTTCCATGGTTTCGACGAAGCCTACGAGTGCAATAGCCACTACGATGCTTTGCGTTCGGATCCTCCAGTGAAGCTGCCGGAGGGGATGGACTTTTCCGAATACTATACCGGCGAGGCCATCAAGTTTATGACAAAGGCTAAGGCGAACGGGCAGCCGTTCTTCCTCTACATGCCATACTACCTAGTCCACGCCCCGTTTGAGACGCGCCAGGACTATATCGATCATTTCGAAGATAAGCTGAAGGACATGGAGTTTGTGGATCGGAATGCGGAGCGTATTCCGACCGTTGCTGCGATGACCAGGCATCTGGATGATTGCGTCGGACGATTGCTGGCGGTACTGAAGGAGTCGGGTCTGGAGGAGAACACACTCGTCGTCTTTACTTCCGATAACGGGTCCTACTGTCAGGATCTCGTTGGCGACTACCGTGGAACGAAAGGCGATGTGTATGACGGCGGCCTCCGGGTTCCGTATATTTTTAAGTGGCCGGGCAGGTTCGATGCCGGAAGTGAGTGCGCAGAACGGATCACACACATTGATCTGTATCCGACCTTCCTGGAATTTGCCGGAATAGCTGAACCTGAAAACCACGTATTGGATGGAGTGAATTTGAAGCCGTTGCTGTCGGGGGATATTAAAAATCTACCGGAACGGGAAATCGTCTGCTACTACCCGAAGTATGCGCAGTATAATGAAACGTCGAAACGCTGGAGCAAACCATGGCGCAATGTGATTTTTTCCAGGGATTGGAAACTGCGCGAGGTGGTGGAATACGGGACCTATGAACTCTACAACCTGAAGGAAGATCCGGCGGAAGAAAATGATCTGTCGGAAAGCCACCCTGAAAAGATGCAGGAACTGATCGGCGAACTGCGCCGTTGGGAAAAAGAAGTTGGCGCGCCGGAACAAAAATTGAATCCCGACTATGTGCTGGATAAGTAG
- a CDS encoding sulfatase-like hydrolase/transferase, with protein MGRWILVIVTVALCLGVEAGISIVDSATDGYSEGTGSVTGVFSSVSAQAGDMIVVASATNKKGAVSPITLTQAGGTGLTGSQTLLTNDMETYPTSWGWYMPVASGGTFDYELRSASITGVGAVYVLRADSGSIVLADSATWDDTDNADNGTAYSLDYIFSSNITDGVLIEAVSARTDLIGEPAAYTEDINGSDKRVVASYPSIAGSVWSSAYTLAGGDVGKQTSGALGMVFMEGEGAPPEPPPAAVSPYAGTNVLFIAIDDMKPLLGCYGDTNAISPNIDSLADAGIAFMNAQCQWAVCGPSRASLMTGLYPEETGVQGFKKMRGLSADGSRDNAVVRPNVVTLQQWFRYNNYTTAATGKINDPRCVGSLDTATGKVAEDGSAVDDPPSWGAPVDPGNLPADFFSNSAFVQAAAGWSPSGKPATASTNLPDSAFADGIICDEGIALMQSLAAGNNQFFLGVGFKKPHLGFYAPQHYWDLYERDGFEIHPFQDHPANEVSYTWNYAAELASYDDFNPAISGYIPATDIPAAKQQELLHGYYACVSFIDAQVGRLLDELETLNLHTNTIVVLWGDHGFHLGDHAEWAKHTNLEQAARVPLIIHNPFDGVAGAKPTAPANFTDIYPTVCELAGLPVPQQPLAENEAPDATAAGRAIKGRSLVPVMNNPEASVQTGGLTLFSRNGAFGYSYRTARYRYIEWINKTTDSIVARELYDYETDPLETINQADQPGYYSLVYDLSTAMRAELDALKMSETDWACPELQTLALPPPTPQTAQTNLVLVVVDDLGWMDLSIQGSLFYETPRIDELAQNGMRFTQGYAAHPRCLPSRYGLMTGRFPGANGVPGGWPENNLRPSETTVAEALRDGGYATCFAGKWHLIGTHGADNLPQNQGFDVNFSGGAAGSPPTYFFPYRLAGTPAPTDELDKAALYFEQEGAEGEYVTDRLTDESLDWMTWNAHKPMFLSLWHYGVHTPFEAPSNLVAKYEAKLATMDYGDLPEYINAGVGEQKMRQDHPVYAAMIESVDANIGRLMDRIEAMGIAGNTVIIFTSDNGGLSNRGGYNTRELATANWPLRTGKGWLYEGGIREAFIVSGAGVAPMVNSNAVVTGTDIFPTCLELAGIPLQPTNHQDGVSFAAALEGSAFDRGEPIFWHSPQARPYSTGDFNSSAVRDGDYKLIWFFDTPGQPFELYNVVIDPGENNDLSGSMPAKAAELLGKIQAWHAGAHEGSGVVFRPDEDDVSRPPQAWLDDPTVPTTLNAPELSWGDYLGFNYNLYSKTNLMDAIWTTENTGLATANQTLPMVDNEAFYKVELVLQPES; from the coding sequence ATGGGTCGGTGGATTTTGGTTATTGTTACAGTAGCACTCTGCCTTGGAGTGGAAGCGGGCATCTCGATTGTAGATTCCGCAACGGACGGTTATTCCGAAGGCACCGGCTCGGTTACGGGGGTGTTCAGTTCCGTTTCCGCGCAGGCGGGCGATATGATTGTGGTGGCTTCGGCCACCAACAAGAAGGGGGCGGTTTCTCCCATAACATTGACGCAGGCCGGCGGAACAGGGTTAACCGGTTCGCAGACCTTGCTAACCAACGACATGGAAACCTATCCGACGAGCTGGGGCTGGTATATGCCGGTCGCGAGTGGCGGAACCTTCGACTATGAGCTGCGCTCGGCGAGCATCACGGGGGTTGGCGCGGTTTATGTGCTACGTGCCGACAGCGGATCGATTGTCTTGGCTGATTCAGCCACGTGGGACGACACCGACAACGCGGACAACGGCACCGCCTATTCGCTGGACTACATCTTCTCGTCAAATATCACGGATGGCGTGCTGATCGAGGCCGTCAGCGCCCGCACCGATCTCATTGGCGAACCCGCTGCGTACACCGAAGACATCAACGGTTCCGACAAACGGGTGGTTGCCTCATACCCAAGCATCGCGGGATCCGTCTGGAGTTCGGCCTACACGCTCGCCGGCGGCGACGTGGGGAAGCAGACCTCCGGCGCGCTCGGAATGGTTTTCATGGAAGGGGAGGGCGCACCGCCCGAACCGCCGCCGGCCGCCGTGTCGCCCTATGCCGGTACCAACGTGCTGTTTATCGCGATCGACGACATGAAACCGCTGCTCGGCTGCTATGGCGACACCAACGCCATCTCTCCGAACATCGATTCGTTGGCCGATGCCGGCATTGCCTTCATGAACGCGCAGTGCCAGTGGGCGGTGTGCGGCCCCTCGCGCGCCAGCCTGATGACCGGCCTCTATCCCGAGGAAACCGGCGTGCAGGGCTTCAAGAAAATGCGTGGCCTCTCCGCCGATGGATCGCGCGACAACGCCGTCGTCCGCCCGAACGTGGTGACCCTGCAGCAATGGTTCCGATACAACAACTACACCACCGCCGCCACCGGAAAAATCAACGATCCGCGTTGCGTCGGTTCGCTCGACACCGCCACCGGAAAGGTGGCCGAGGATGGATCTGCCGTCGATGACCCGCCGTCGTGGGGCGCTCCGGTCGATCCCGGCAACCTGCCTGCGGACTTTTTTTCGAACTCCGCCTTCGTGCAGGCCGCCGCCGGCTGGTCTCCGTCCGGCAAGCCCGCCACGGCCTCGACCAACCTGCCGGACTCCGCCTTCGCCGACGGCATCATTTGCGACGAGGGCATTGCGCTGATGCAGTCGCTCGCGGCGGGCAACAACCAATTCTTCCTCGGCGTCGGTTTCAAGAAACCGCACCTGGGCTTCTACGCGCCGCAGCACTATTGGGATCTGTACGAACGCGACGGTTTTGAGATCCACCCGTTCCAGGATCATCCCGCCAACGAGGTTTCCTACACCTGGAACTATGCCGCCGAGTTGGCAAGCTACGACGATTTTAATCCGGCCATTTCCGGCTACATTCCCGCCACCGACATTCCGGCGGCAAAGCAGCAGGAATTGCTCCACGGCTACTATGCCTGCGTCTCGTTCATCGACGCGCAGGTCGGCCGCCTGCTCGACGAACTCGAAACGCTCAACCTGCACACCAACACGATCGTTGTGCTGTGGGGCGACCACGGCTTCCACCTCGGCGACCACGCCGAATGGGCAAAGCACACCAACCTCGAGCAGGCCGCCCGGGTGCCGCTGATCATCCATAACCCGTTCGATGGGGTGGCCGGCGCCAAGCCGACGGCCCCCGCCAACTTCACCGATATCTATCCAACCGTCTGCGAGCTGGCCGGCCTGCCTGTGCCGCAGCAACCGCTGGCCGAGAACGAGGCGCCCGATGCGACCGCCGCCGGCAGGGCCATCAAGGGGCGTAGCCTGGTGCCGGTCATGAACAATCCCGAAGCCTCCGTGCAGACCGGCGGGCTGACGCTCTTTAGTCGCAACGGGGCCTTCGGCTATTCCTACCGCACCGCCCGCTATCGCTACATCGAGTGGATCAACAAGACAACCGACTCCATCGTTGCGCGCGAACTCTATGACTATGAAACCGATCCACTGGAGACGATCAACCAGGCCGACCAGCCCGGCTACTATTCCCTGGTCTATGATCTTTCGACGGCCATGCGCGCCGAGCTGGACGCGCTTAAAATGAGCGAAACCGATTGGGCCTGCCCGGAACTCCAAACGCTGGCGCTTCCCCCGCCGACGCCCCAGACCGCGCAGACCAACCTTGTGCTGGTGGTCGTCGACGACCTCGGCTGGATGGATCTTTCCATCCAGGGCTCGCTGTTCTACGAAACGCCCCGTATCGACGAGCTCGCGCAAAACGGCATGCGTTTCACCCAGGGCTATGCCGCGCATCCGCGCTGCCTGCCCTCGCGCTACGGGCTGATGACCGGCCGCTTCCCCGGCGCAAACGGCGTGCCGGGCGGCTGGCCGGAAAACAACCTGCGCCCGTCGGAAACCACCGTTGCCGAGGCGCTGCGCGATGGCGGCTACGCCACCTGCTTTGCCGGCAAGTGGCACCTCATCGGTACGCACGGGGCCGACAACCTGCCGCAGAACCAGGGCTTCGATGTCAACTTCAGCGGGGGGGCGGCCGGGTCGCCTCCAACCTATTTCTTCCCCTACCGCTTGGCCGGAACGCCCGCGCCGACCGACGAGCTCGACAAGGCCGCGCTCTATTTCGAGCAGGAAGGCGCCGAGGGGGAATATGTGACCGATCGCCTGACCGACGAATCGCTCGATTGGATGACGTGGAACGCGCACAAACCGATGTTCCTGAGCCTGTGGCACTATGGCGTGCATACCCCGTTCGAGGCGCCCAGCAACCTGGTTGCCAAATACGAAGCCAAGCTCGCGACGATGGACTACGGCGATCTGCCCGAATACATCAACGCCGGGGTGGGGGAACAAAAGATGCGGCAGGACCACCCGGTGTATGCCGCCATGATCGAAAGCGTGGACGCCAACATTGGCCGCCTGATGGACCGGATCGAGGCGATGGGCATTGCCGGCAACACGGTGATCATCTTCACGTCCGACAACGGGGGACTTTCGAACCGCGGCGGCTACAACACCCGCGAACTGGCGACGGCCAACTGGCCGCTGCGCACCGGCAAGGGCTGGCTCTATGAAGGCGGCATCCGCGAGGCGTTCATTGTGTCAGGCGCAGGCGTTGCGCCCATGGTCAACTCCAATGCCGTCGTCACGGGGACCGACATCTTTCCAACCTGCCTGGAGCTGGCGGGGATTCCGCTTCAGCCAACCAACCACCAGGACGGCGTCAGCTTTGCCGCCGCGCTCGAGGGCTCGGCCTTCGATCGCGGCGAGCCGATCTTTTGGCACTCCCCGCAGGCGCGGCCCTATTCGACGGGCGACTTCAACTCGTCGGCCGTGCGCGACGGCGACTACAAGTTGATCTGGTTCTTCGACACGCCCGGCCAGCCGTTCGAACTCTACAACGTCGTGATCGATCCCGGCGAAAACAACGATCTGTCCGGAAGCATGCCGGCCAAGGCGGCCGAGCTGCTCGGCAAGATCCAGGCGTGGCATGCCGGTGCGCACGAGGGTTCCGGCGTGGTTTTCCGACCGGACGAGGACGACGTTTCCAGGCCGCCGCAAGCTTGGCTCGACGACCCGACGGTGCCAACGACGCTGAATGCGCCCGAACTTTCGTGGGGCGACTACCTCGGCTTCAACTACAACCTCTACAGTAAAACCAACCTGATGGATGCAATCTGGACGACAGAAAACACGGGATTGGCAACCGCGAATCAAACGTTGCCAATGGTTGATAATGAGGCCTTTTACAAGGTTGAACTGGTGCTACAACCTGAAAGCTAG
- a CDS encoding GntR family transcriptional regulator: MKELDTTPHKYQEICDNILARIESGELEPGTRLPGVRALGEQYGCNYHTVRHAFETLAEQGYVELKRGSGTFVTERATDFKKRKVSTEKLLRTTDKLGVLLPLKQWGHYVTSLIDQLHHSSEEMGIKLNIRTVTEIDINSAALAREFIDQGCCAIILPWIGEDQNPAGLHDFIRASELPVVIANPAHGLEESCYWDPRAETEARHSDTYLQCNYFRKLGFSNIALLGPDAEGTEYFQRKLLQYSRWCDRADMPNLIGMVDRSPKDYRRIVKRWAPYKGELAVIAYHDEIALEFMDVALDKGFSIPQDFAVLGHNNNPNGLRSNPPLSTMLLPYDYVAKGMIGHALALSSGESAQLKGHEPQAFYIRESCGGRVRLGQDGVDAVVAELMAEFNAK; this comes from the coding sequence ATGAAAGAACTGGATACGACTCCCCATAAATACCAGGAGATTTGCGACAACATCCTGGCGCGCATCGAAAGCGGCGAGTTGGAGCCGGGGACCCGGTTGCCGGGGGTGCGGGCGCTGGGTGAGCAATATGGTTGCAACTACCACACCGTTCGCCATGCCTTCGAAACCTTGGCCGAGCAGGGCTATGTGGAGCTCAAGCGCGGCAGCGGCACCTTCGTGACCGAACGGGCGACCGATTTCAAGAAGCGCAAGGTTTCCACCGAAAAGCTGCTGCGCACCACCGACAAGCTCGGCGTGCTGCTGCCGCTCAAGCAGTGGGGGCACTATGTCACCAGCCTGATCGACCAGCTGCACCACTCCTCCGAGGAGATGGGGATCAAGCTCAACATCCGCACGGTGACGGAGATCGACATTAATTCCGCGGCGCTGGCCCGCGAGTTCATCGACCAAGGGTGCTGCGCCATCATTCTGCCCTGGATCGGGGAGGACCAGAACCCGGCCGGGCTGCACGATTTCATCCGTGCCAGCGAGCTTCCGGTGGTGATTGCCAATCCGGCGCATGGTTTGGAGGAGAGCTGCTATTGGGATCCGCGCGCCGAAACCGAGGCGCGGCATTCGGACACCTATCTGCAGTGCAATTATTTCAGGAAACTCGGTTTCAGCAACATTGCGCTGTTGGGGCCGGATGCCGAGGGGACGGAATATTTCCAGCGCAAGCTCCTCCAGTATAGCCGCTGGTGCGACCGCGCGGATATGCCGAACCTCATCGGAATGGTTGATCGTTCCCCCAAGGACTACAGGCGGATCGTAAAGCGATGGGCGCCCTACAAGGGCGAGCTGGCCGTCATTGCCTATCACGATGAGATTGCACTCGAATTCATGGATGTTGCCCTCGACAAGGGGTTTTCCATTCCGCAGGACTTTGCCGTCCTGGGGCACAACAATAATCCGAACGGCCTCCGCTCGAATCCGCCGCTGAGCACCATGCTGCTGCCCTACGACTATGTGGCCAAGGGCATGATTGGCCACGCGCTGGCGCTCAGCAGCGGCGAGTCCGCGCAGCTCAAGGGCCACGAACCCCAGGCGTTCTACATCCGCGAATCCTGCGGCGGCCGCGTCCGGTTGGGGCAGGACGGCGTCGATGCCGTGGTGGCCGAACTCATGGCCGAATTCAACGCGAAGTAG